In Lolium rigidum isolate FL_2022 chromosome 3, APGP_CSIRO_Lrig_0.1, whole genome shotgun sequence, the genomic window ataaagtatgcataaaacatgtagatatcatcaataatgtggcatggaacataagaaattatcgatacgtcggagacgtatcacaaagcCCTTCGAAGGCGTTGACAGAAACTCCTCGCAATGATGGCAATGATGGCCAGCGAGCTTCGTGTCTGCAATGTCGTCTCGGTGGCGCAAGGCCCTTCGCACAAGCCGACGACACTCGTTGACCCCATTGCTCTGAACCGCCAAATTCCGGATGACTGCTAAGCATGCTGGTCGCGCTGCATTTGCAATGACTCGGAATTGTGATACCCTTCGATGGCGTTCAGTGCCACTCCTCAGCCTAGTGCATGTGCCTGTCTCCTGCTGATGTCGCCGTGCTTGTAAGCTAGATAGTGCCTATCAAGTGCATTTGTCGTCTTCTTTTTCTCTATTGTTGTAACAACTTATTTATCCTGACCAATGTCAACCCTCAAGGGTGGACAAGAGCCTGGTCTTGTAATGCTCTTTTGAtgcaatatattcaggtggggattTTCTCCCCCCGGtgaaagcttcaaaaaaaaaaaatcagccaaAGAAACTTGGATCGAAGTCATGATCGTAATGTAAAAAATTACAACTCTCCCTGATCTGCGTTAATTAACTTGGGCCGGAAAAGGTACTACGTACAACTCAGGCAATACCACCTTGAACATGATCAGTTATCTATACACTTAGGTACGTACCTAACTGACCACCCTCGGAAACCAGTACACAAAAGAGGGGATTCGGATGTCTCACCTTTTGTAGTACCTACATGCTAGCTTGCGTATGGGCAGAaggggcgagagagagagagatgagcgATGTGTGCGTGCGCGCGGCTTCTAATATTGCCAGCCCCTTTACACAGGCGCGTCCACGTGTTCAGCTCGCACCTTACTCACGACTAATCATTCTCGCAGAAAAAATAAAACTTTAGAGCAGCAGTGATGGGTGTTGAGAAAATATAGAGGTCGACCGGTAGGAGCTACTGTCAGCAGGAAACACAGAGGGCGCAGCACGGCACTCCGCTGGTCTGTGGAGCATGCTTGGACCTCCCTGTTGCCGCTGCTGCAGCTGGGCTTGTCAAAGCTCCGCAAGTGTCGATCGAGTGTGAGTGCGCGTGCGGGTACGCATGTGTGATGTGGGTTCGGCGTCGCCCtgtccccccttcttcctcctcaaatATTCTCAACCCCTCAACCAATTCATTCCCCTCACTCATTCCTTCCTTCCTCCCtcacctctcctctcctctcctctcctccttctacCCAAGCACACCAACGCACACGCGTACGTGCATGCGCCTCCGCGACACCTCGCGCGCGAGAATTCAACAGACTTGGCACCAGAGCGAGCTGGATTAAAGTCGGTGCCTGCCTCCCAAAGCGCGGCGAAGGTAGCTCGCGGGTTCTCCAGCCAAGCTAGCTAGCAGAAACCATTGGCGCGTGCGGCTGACACATAGCTGCCCTGCCGGTTGTGCTAGCTGCACGTTAGGCATGGCGCAGGAGGAGGTCCACGACGCAGGCCTGGCGCTGGGCCTgtccctcggcggcggcggaggcgactcGTCAACGGCCGCACACCGCAGCAGCCGGCAGGCCCGGTGGGAGGCGCCCTCCATGGAGCCGTCGCTGACGCTCAGCATGCCGGACGACACGACCACCGTCACCGCGACCGCCaccgcctccggcggcggcggccacagcGTGTCGTCGCTGTCAGTGGGGGTGAAGCGCGAGCGCCTGGAGGACGCGGCGGACCTGGGCGAGATGGTATcctccacggcggcggcggaggacgaagacgacggcaGCACGAGGAAGAAGCTGCGGCTCACCAAGGAGCAGTCCGCGCTCCTGGAGGACCGCTTCAAGGAGCACAGCACCCTCAACCCGGTACGTACGTCGGTAGTACGAACGTATGCGTACCGCTCACGTTTGATGCTTTGATTCCACTCGGTTGACCGGCCGCAGATAGCTGCACTTACCTAATCATCAAATTAATACGGAGTACTAGTTACTTCGAAAGAAAGGACCATCTGTTGCCATAGCTGAGATCTTCTCTATTCTTTTTGAGCTTATACATGCAAAGAAGCAAACTCGCAGATATGGTTGATCGATGGATATAAGCAACTGAACAACCTTCTTGTGTCTTCTTTTTGGATTTGAGCAGAAGCAGAAAGTCGCTTTAGCCAAGCAGCTCAACCTCAGGCCGAGGCAGGTGGAGGTTTGGTTCCAAAACAGAAGAGCCCGGTTAGTAACTCTGTATTTTCCATACGCACCAATTAAGTTAGTGCATAAATTTTAGTGCATAAATTTTACACATGCATGCATAAGTTAGCACCTTTTCTGTTACGTCCATGCATGCATGAAAAATCATTGAGCCTAAATTTTACACATGCCTAAAAACACTGCGGGTGATCTCATTTCTGATTTGGTTCGCATGATGCATGCAGGACGAAGCTGAAGCAGACGGAGGTGGACTGCGAGTTCCTCAAGCGCTGCTGCGAGACGCTCACCGAGGAGAACCGCCGCCTGCAGCGCGAGCTGCAGGAGCTCCGCGCCCTCAAgtacgccccgccgccgccgccgaccaacGCCAGCAACTCCGGGCCACCgtcctccggggcgccgccgttcTACATGCAGCTGCCGGCCGCCACGCTGAGCATCTGCCCGTCCTGCGAgcgcgccaccaccgccggcggcaaGGTCGACCCGGACAGGCCCAAGGCCACCCACCACTTCTTCAACCCCTTCACCCACTCCGCCGCCTGCTGATCTGCGCTCCATCGCACCCCTGCTACTGTAGCTAGCTAGCTTAGCTACGAGCAGTAGCAGCTACCGCCATAGCTAATACCTCACCTCGCAAGCAACATACGATCCTGCAGGGACATGGACATGATCCTCCTACTTTTGCTCTTTCTTGGTCTGGGGGTTTAGTTCCGAATCTTTCATCCATTTAGCTAATCCATCAATCATAGACTCCATCCATAGACAGATAGGTAGTCAAACAGCCGTAGCTAGCTACTACTCAAACCGGCCATGGCCGTTGTATATTCTTGTTCATGCATGTAACCGTGGACCTCTCCTTTCCAGTTAGCTTCTCTGCCTTTTTGTTTCAAAAGCTAATTATCGGAGGAGAGGGAGACCATTAGATTAAGCCGCCGCTGTGCCGTGGTGAATTCCTAGTATGTGATGACATGAGAGGGGCAGGGAGAGCCTTCCTGTCGGGTGCGTACGTGTGTAATTTGTATACCTTTCTAACTTTCCTGTATGCATATACGTCTCAATGATTGTGCCTGTCGGGGCCTAAACTCCAAATTGCGTCCCTGTCACTTTCGCTTTTTGCTGGTTGATTTATTAGTGAGAAAGCTAGCTAGCCCTCTCGTCTGCCCTGACGACTTAACCATCTAATCTGTTCTGTTGTATACTTGTGTGTCATGGTGTAAGCTGGTTAACCAAGGCAATTTTCACACAACCACTCGGCTTAACTAGAAGCTGGTAGTAGTTAGCCGGAAAATAACAACCTTCTCtctaaactcaaagcaaacttaaACATAAGGACGGCTAAGATCGCTTGATACCTCTACGTCATAAATACTAAACAATATATGTAGCACTGTATAAAACCCGTATGGTCCAACAAATTGTATGAATATGTTGCATATGTATGGATACAAGTATTTACGTACGGCGATGACTCTTCCGCGCGGTGGCATTTGTGGCCAGCGGGTGGGAGGGACGACAACGCGGTGCTGGCGGCCACGAGGTACTGCGAGGAGGCACTGGCCAACATGAGCCTCGGAAATGCCTCTTAGCTGCGTGTTGACAAGGTTGCTAACAGCATGCAGGCTGGATGTCGATGCGATGAACGACCAAACAGTCTACAACAATTGGACCGGGTCGTCCGAGCGTTTGGAACGAGACTAGCCGGACTCTTGCTGGAGTCACGCCGGACTGTCTTTTGGCGGATGCGGTGAGCACCTTCGGCACGTACCTGAGATGGACCAGGGTTGTACCGCTCGTGTGAAACAGGTTGAAGAGTATGGTATGCGTATACGTGAGCATACCGAGTTTTGGATTTGGCTTTGTACATCGGTTTGGATAGTTCTAGTTAGGTTTGGTTGATTTCAGGGGAGGAGGTTGTAGTGGAGCAAGCCTCgaaaaataaatcatgatgttCTGGAGTACTTCGTTTGTTCACTAATGTAAGACTTTTTTTTTAAGATGGATTAGATATAGACCAAAATAAATAAGATTACATATACTAAAAACCATCCAGATACATCCATCTAAGAATGCTAAAATGTCATACATTAGTGAAACCAAGGGAGTGTTTGATTCTGTTCTGTGAGAGCGAATGCCTGAAAGATTGAGCAAATTAAGGACGTTGGATCGGGGCGTACGTGGTAGTTTCAAGCAGCATGCCAAGAAAGAGCCGGCCGCGCGACGCAAGGCAACAACGATATATTTCCGTTGATCAGGGACGGTCCACGTAGAGTGTTAAACGGGCGTGCAGATTTGTCGCTCCGGCAGTTACGTTGTAAGTCGGCTGTCTGGGATCGGGCTACACAGCAACCGTCCGAGGTCACCCATGTAACGTGTCCCGATTCAATGATGGGGGAGAATCTGGAACAAACCGCTCCATGATAGTAACTGCCCGGTGTGGCCGGTGTTTGGAGTACTCCAAACCGCGTTTCACCGTGGATTGGACTCTGCAAAACTAAAAAAAAGTTCACACTAGAAATTACCGATGATCCTGTACTTCGTAACTTCTAAAATAAAGTGTTTAAGTTTTTCTAGATAAGaatatatctataactaaaatataatTCTTCGTATCTGAATAAAGTTAAGTTGTTTTTAGGGACGTATGGATATCTCTTTCGTGAGGAAACATTATTTAGAGAATCATCACATCATTGAGTATAGTAATGTTTCAGTCTATTGATTGAGATGGAGAGTTAATATAAGAAATCAATCATGATTAATTGATCAAAATTGAGTGGAGATTTTTGGTTACCCAGTTCTAGTGGTACTGCAATTAAAAAAGTAGAAGATAATAATTacaagtttcaatttttttaaaaaaaattgatgtAACAAATAAGGTATCCAGCGAACGGGAAAAATATAAATCTTGAATATTTTGTATCCTGAGATTCACAAAAATTTAGAAAGTATGGAGCTGAGTACGTATATTTTCAATTCTCCAATTTTATTACTTCCTACGCTTCATAATTCTTTTCATTATTtcaatttaaatttgaactaaaaccacgacaagaattatgaaaCCATGCGAGTAGATTTTATCGTTCCTTTTTGCAGACTAGAATGCAAAGAATTCCGCGTTTTGAGTTTGCTGCTCTTTTGTGATATTAGCATGACGACTTCTTATTTCTCTACTATGACAAGCTATACTACGATAATCATTGGCTGGCTCCAACAATGGAGGGGTGAAGATGGCGGCATGCCTTTAGCGCTCCAGCGTTTAGTCGTCGTTAGATGGTCCAATAACCTAGTTGTAATTTTATAAATTTTTATGTTCTTTATACTACTACTATCAATAATTATTAACATATCAATGGAGGTTTTCACAAAAAATCATAATCTGTAATTTATTATTCAGAATTTTTTTAAACATGTAAatatggttttaattttttttagaatgGAAGGATCACTAGACTTATGTTCGGGAGCCAACGACACTTTTCGCAAAGTTAGCCAATCGTTTTCAGGCGTGACTAATTCTCAGCTAAGTAAGAATTAGCTTGATCCTTAGTCAAATGATGTCATATCCTATAATTTGTGATTTGCGAATCTATCGGTTTTGGACTTGGTTGGA contains:
- the LOC124696200 gene encoding homeobox-leucine zipper protein HOX19-like — translated: MAQEEVHDAGLALGLSLGGGGGDSSTAAHRSSRQARWEAPSMEPSLTLSMPDDTTTVTATATASGGGGHSVSSLSVGVKRERLEDAADLGEMVSSTAAAEDEDDGSTRKKLRLTKEQSALLEDRFKEHSTLNPKQKVALAKQLNLRPRQVEVWFQNRRARTKLKQTEVDCEFLKRCCETLTEENRRLQRELQELRALKYAPPPPPTNASNSGPPSSGAPPFYMQLPAATLSICPSCERATTAGGKVDPDRPKATHHFFNPFTHSAAC